A region from the Halosolutus gelatinilyticus genome encodes:
- a CDS encoding glycosyl hydrolase, whose amino-acid sequence MNDGRLSDDEGIDSESRANDVSRRDYCKLVSAASAVGTIGAVGTASASDHVPVGNGSYATALPSGAEAPQDAIWTGAEFGDEPVPTNDWWSSLVWNAFSENMFSQPLMLRAEADGLLVKNPTEWIDGSTTVMDNRGRDLTIGHTSADGFADARLADHGDWSVDAIWGEGTATTLRATFAQGSPFVFCEYEGGGAAIAFDDAPEVWADEGNVLGVTIDAHHYGLFAPSGTSWSGVGTDTLVNDLGGAGYCSIAALPETAALDTFEEYAYNFVVDTTVDWEYDEANAEVRTAFSFETDDKPESAVAGTITALHPHQWKHSDDETLEATYTSPRGEMRAVAGPSFSTTYDYGGMLPFLPDEGSYDAAELRGYIQEIDTAIEGPDTYNVGKDYGRLVESKALAEQFDLPDKRDAIVGSLRDHLERWLQAESGAEELFYYDDNWGTLLGYPESHGSASSLSDHHFHYGYYVRAAAEIARTNPGWAAESEWGGMVEHLIRDYANPSRGDDMFPFARNFSPYCGHSWAEGGGAKFADGNNQESSSEALNAYAAIVEWSEYTGNEELRDFGVYLYTTELHAVHEYWFDADGTNHPDSWDYDTAGMVWGNGYAYATWWTADEEAIHGINWLPFAGYSLHLGWDDAAPAANYDELVANKGTDEFDYWPDLMWMYRAFSDGQDAVDKFEARKGSYEVEPGHTRAQTYHWIYNLHEMGAPDGTVTADTPFYQVFSDGTQRTYVAYNAGDSGTTVTFSDGAELYVPANSMATSTGEDDGDDGDDGDDGNNGDGNTYSGDAGDGWTATVVDDGDTSHWEFDPNNAADWADVQFDDGGGWIGYRMEPDGGTHLHTRDAAGDGSSIDVRFVWDDGGGTQYVSDAFTHQY is encoded by the coding sequence ATGAACGACGGACGACTTTCGGACGACGAGGGAATCGACAGCGAATCGCGCGCGAACGACGTCTCCCGCAGGGACTACTGTAAGCTGGTCAGCGCCGCCTCGGCGGTCGGGACGATCGGTGCGGTCGGCACCGCTAGTGCGAGCGACCACGTCCCGGTCGGCAACGGCAGTTACGCGACGGCGTTACCGTCGGGAGCGGAGGCGCCCCAGGACGCGATCTGGACCGGCGCGGAGTTCGGCGACGAACCGGTTCCGACCAACGACTGGTGGTCGAGCCTGGTCTGGAACGCGTTCTCGGAGAACATGTTCTCCCAGCCCCTGATGCTGCGGGCGGAGGCGGATGGCCTCCTCGTCAAGAACCCGACCGAGTGGATCGACGGTTCGACGACGGTGATGGACAACCGGGGCAGGGACCTGACGATCGGGCATACGAGCGCCGACGGCTTCGCCGACGCGCGTCTCGCCGACCACGGCGACTGGTCGGTCGACGCGATCTGGGGCGAGGGGACCGCGACGACGCTGCGCGCGACGTTCGCGCAGGGCTCGCCGTTCGTGTTCTGCGAGTACGAGGGCGGCGGCGCAGCGATCGCGTTCGACGACGCGCCGGAGGTCTGGGCCGACGAGGGGAACGTCCTCGGCGTCACGATCGACGCTCACCACTACGGACTGTTCGCTCCGTCAGGGACGAGTTGGTCGGGCGTCGGCACCGATACGCTCGTCAACGACCTCGGCGGCGCGGGGTACTGCTCGATCGCCGCCCTGCCCGAGACCGCCGCCCTCGACACGTTCGAGGAGTACGCGTACAACTTCGTCGTCGACACGACGGTCGACTGGGAGTACGACGAGGCGAACGCCGAGGTGCGCACCGCGTTCAGCTTCGAGACCGACGACAAACCCGAGAGCGCGGTCGCGGGAACGATCACCGCGTTGCACCCGCACCAGTGGAAACACAGCGACGACGAGACGCTGGAGGCGACGTACACGTCCCCGCGCGGGGAGATGCGCGCCGTCGCCGGGCCGTCGTTCTCGACGACCTACGACTACGGCGGCATGCTCCCGTTCCTGCCCGACGAGGGGAGCTACGACGCCGCCGAACTGCGGGGGTACATCCAGGAGATCGACACCGCGATCGAGGGACCCGACACGTACAACGTCGGCAAGGACTACGGCCGGTTGGTCGAGAGCAAGGCGCTGGCCGAGCAGTTCGACCTGCCCGACAAGCGCGACGCGATCGTCGGCTCGCTGCGGGACCACCTCGAGCGGTGGCTCCAGGCCGAGAGCGGCGCCGAGGAGCTGTTCTACTACGACGACAATTGGGGAACGCTGCTCGGCTATCCCGAGAGCCACGGCTCGGCGTCGTCGCTGTCCGATCACCACTTTCACTACGGCTACTACGTGCGCGCCGCCGCCGAGATCGCGCGCACGAACCCCGGGTGGGCCGCCGAGTCCGAGTGGGGCGGCATGGTCGAACACTTGATCCGCGACTACGCCAATCCGAGCCGCGGGGACGACATGTTCCCGTTCGCGCGGAACTTCAGCCCCTACTGCGGGCACTCCTGGGCGGAGGGCGGCGGCGCGAAGTTCGCCGACGGCAACAACCAGGAGTCCTCCTCGGAGGCGCTCAACGCGTACGCGGCGATCGTCGAGTGGAGCGAGTACACCGGAAACGAGGAGCTGCGCGATTTCGGCGTCTACCTGTACACGACCGAACTCCACGCCGTCCACGAGTACTGGTTCGACGCCGACGGCACGAACCACCCCGACTCGTGGGACTACGACACCGCCGGCATGGTGTGGGGCAACGGCTACGCCTACGCCACCTGGTGGACCGCGGACGAGGAGGCCATCCACGGGATCAACTGGCTGCCGTTCGCCGGCTACTCCCTGCACCTCGGCTGGGACGACGCGGCCCCCGCGGCGAACTATGACGAACTCGTCGCGAACAAGGGGACCGACGAGTTCGACTACTGGCCGGACCTCATGTGGATGTACCGCGCGTTCTCGGACGGACAGGACGCCGTCGACAAGTTCGAGGCCCGAAAGGGCAGTTACGAGGTCGAACCCGGCCACACGCGCGCCCAGACCTACCACTGGATCTACAACCTCCACGAGATGGGCGCGCCGGACGGTACCGTCACCGCGGACACGCCGTTTTACCAGGTATTCAGCGACGGGACGCAGCGGACCTACGTCGCCTACAACGCCGGCGACTCGGGGACGACCGTGACGTTCTCCGACGGCGCGGAGCTGTACGTCCCCGCGAACTCGATGGCGACGTCCACCGGCGAGGACGACGGAGACGATGGCGACGACGGAGATGACGGCAACAACGGCGACGGGAACACCTACTCCGGCGACGCCGGCGACGGCTGGACCGCGACCGTCGTCGATGACGGAGACACCAGCCACTGGGAGTTCGATCCGAACAACGCCGCCGACTGGGCCGACGTGCAGTTCGACGACGGCGGCGGTTGGATCGGCTACCGCATGGAGCCCGACGGAGGCACCCACCTTCACACTCGCGACGCCGCCGGCGACGGCTCCTCGATCGACGTCCGGTTCGTCTGGGACGACGGCGGCGGCACCCAGTACGTCTCCGACGCGTTCACCCACCAGTACTGA
- a CDS encoding methyl-accepting chemotaxis protein: MTRTDDEHENRDSTGGMPASRRRLASTLVPDPIRRRYAAKFAVSILAVVLVIAAIGVVGYVQAGDTVERDTRNTLNSSATMQADALGEWAEGMRVQTLSVARSESIANADGSELNSRLVTTRQRLSADVRAVHYVDLESETVVASTHNPIVGSKLDAVAEPWAEASTVRNGGSGDVRTSSAYRTPNLDDKVMAFVAPVPGKDAVVVLVGTIEYRVSTLHHPTVGHSTIILDANGDVVLGDERGAVKAFGDQREREVLAAVDEAGDVRQERRDGRVLAYAPVEGTDWIAVTAVSTEQAFAVRDEVGRYVATIVLVSLVALGAVALVLGRQTVSPLARLRERAERMEAGDLDVTLASRREDEIGQLFAAFANMRDALRAQIREAGRAREEAERARAETQRMNEHLELKADEYRSVMDHAANGDLTARMDSESDSEAMTEIAVAFNKMLAEIEATTERVKRFAEEVATASEQVTASSEEVQSASEQVTESIQEISDGADRQNDSLQTVVGEMDALSTTTEEIAASSNEVADFAERTAETGRDGRRAAKLAIEGMNSIETENEETVAQIERLQEDVAQIDDLLEFITDVADQTNMLALNANIEASRSIEADDSGFGAVATEVKELAAETKDAAADIETRLERIKTQTDTAVDEVRGTAAEISDHTDSVRDAADALEEIAGYAAETNTGVQEISAATQQQAASTQQVVAMVDGAAAISEETSEEAETVAAAAEEQTTALTEVSHSASDLATQASHLSTALDRFDTAADVDGSIERDGEPALGETVPATDSSREGAAETARVGDRSDDRPGSGDAPSADDSDAGSASSDDDNRRGDVFTFGRPADGRDGADGESPSE, translated from the coding sequence ATGACTCGCACGGACGACGAACACGAGAACCGGGACTCGACCGGCGGGATGCCGGCGTCGCGACGGCGACTGGCGTCGACCCTCGTTCCGGATCCGATCAGACGGCGGTACGCGGCGAAGTTCGCCGTTTCGATCCTCGCCGTCGTCCTGGTGATCGCCGCGATCGGCGTCGTCGGCTACGTCCAGGCCGGCGACACGGTCGAGCGCGACACCCGGAACACGCTGAATTCGTCGGCGACGATGCAGGCCGACGCGCTCGGCGAGTGGGCCGAAGGGATGCGGGTGCAGACCCTGTCGGTCGCCCGATCGGAATCGATAGCGAACGCCGACGGTTCCGAGCTGAACAGTCGTCTCGTGACGACGCGACAGCGGTTATCGGCGGACGTGCGGGCGGTACACTACGTCGACCTCGAGTCCGAGACGGTCGTCGCGAGCACGCACAATCCGATCGTCGGTAGCAAACTTGACGCCGTGGCCGAGCCCTGGGCGGAGGCGTCGACCGTCCGGAACGGCGGGAGCGGCGACGTCCGGACGTCGTCGGCGTACCGGACCCCCAACCTCGACGACAAGGTGATGGCGTTCGTCGCGCCGGTTCCCGGCAAGGACGCGGTCGTCGTCCTCGTCGGCACGATCGAGTACCGAGTGAGCACGCTCCACCATCCGACGGTCGGGCACTCGACGATTATCCTCGACGCGAACGGCGACGTGGTGCTGGGTGACGAGCGAGGTGCCGTCAAGGCCTTCGGCGACCAGCGGGAGCGGGAGGTGCTCGCCGCGGTCGACGAGGCGGGCGACGTCAGGCAGGAACGACGGGACGGCCGAGTGCTGGCGTACGCTCCTGTCGAGGGGACGGACTGGATCGCGGTGACGGCCGTCTCGACGGAGCAGGCGTTCGCGGTGCGCGATGAGGTCGGTCGCTACGTCGCCACGATCGTGCTCGTCAGTCTCGTCGCGCTCGGCGCCGTCGCGCTGGTGCTCGGGCGGCAGACGGTGTCGCCGCTCGCCCGGCTTCGCGAGCGGGCCGAACGGATGGAAGCCGGGGACCTGGACGTGACGCTCGCGTCGCGCCGGGAGGACGAGATCGGCCAGCTCTTCGCCGCGTTCGCGAACATGCGCGACGCGTTGCGGGCGCAGATTCGCGAGGCCGGACGAGCTCGCGAGGAGGCCGAGCGGGCTCGCGCGGAGACCCAGCGGATGAACGAACACCTCGAACTGAAAGCCGACGAGTACCGATCGGTGATGGACCACGCCGCGAACGGGGACCTGACTGCGCGGATGGATTCCGAGAGCGATAGCGAGGCGATGACCGAGATCGCCGTCGCGTTCAACAAGATGCTCGCCGAGATCGAGGCGACCACGGAGCGAGTGAAGCGCTTTGCCGAGGAGGTCGCCACCGCCTCCGAGCAGGTGACCGCCTCCAGCGAAGAGGTCCAGAGCGCCAGCGAACAGGTCACCGAGTCGATACAGGAGATCTCCGACGGCGCCGATCGGCAGAACGACTCGCTGCAGACCGTCGTCGGAGAGATGGACGCCCTGTCAACGACAACCGAGGAGATCGCCGCCTCGTCGAACGAGGTCGCCGACTTCGCCGAACGCACCGCCGAGACGGGCCGGGACGGGCGGCGGGCCGCGAAACTGGCGATCGAAGGGATGAACTCGATCGAGACCGAGAACGAAGAAACCGTCGCCCAGATCGAACGATTGCAGGAGGACGTCGCCCAGATCGACGACCTCCTCGAGTTCATCACCGACGTCGCCGACCAGACGAACATGCTGGCGCTCAACGCCAACATCGAGGCCTCACGGTCGATCGAGGCCGACGACAGCGGGTTCGGCGCGGTCGCGACGGAGGTCAAGGAACTGGCCGCCGAGACGAAAGACGCCGCCGCGGACATCGAAACCCGTCTCGAACGGATCAAGACTCAGACGGACACCGCCGTCGACGAAGTTCGCGGAACCGCCGCCGAAATCTCGGATCACACCGACTCCGTTCGCGACGCGGCGGACGCGCTCGAGGAGATCGCCGGCTACGCCGCCGAGACCAACACCGGCGTCCAAGAGATCAGCGCGGCGACCCAGCAGCAGGCCGCCTCGACCCAGCAGGTCGTCGCCATGGTCGACGGAGCCGCCGCCATCAGCGAGGAAACGTCGGAGGAAGCCGAAACCGTCGCCGCCGCCGCCGAAGAACAGACCACCGCGCTCACCGAGGTCTCACACTCCGCGTCCGACCTCGCGACCCAGGCGTCGCACCTCTCGACGGCGCTCGACCGCTTCGACACTGCCGCGGACGTCGACGGGTCGATCGAACGCGACGGCGAACCGGCGCTCGGAGAGACCGTTCCGGCGACGGATTCGAGTCGCGAGGGCGCGGCCGAGACGGCTCGAGTCGGCGACCGGAGCGACGACCGCCCGGGGTCCGGCGACGCCCCGTCAGCCGACGATTCCGACGCCGGGTCCGCGTCGTCCGACGACGACAACCGGAGGGGTGACGTGTTCACGTTCGGCCGGCCCGCGGACGGTCGAGACGGAGCCGACGGCGAATCGCCGTCGGAGTAG
- a CDS encoding cytochrome P450, which yields MSSHSRPPGPRGVPIAGSLPRYAADPFRFVTELRDAYGDVAAFDLGPNRTYLFTAPTAVERVLVTEESAFSKPRFQTDALGDLLGEGLLLSEGETWRERRDIAGPAFAPDRISNLAPMMARRSVEMVDRWNDGDERDVEWEMTRTTLEIIVESMFGIDLDPGRSRQIRRLLEPIGRRFEPDPRRLVVPEWVPTPTQREFDRSIAELERIVDVFVDRRRRRGIDPDDRDLLALLLRAREAGAIDEEGIRDELLTMLLAGHDTTALVLTYAWALLSEHPDVERRIHAEVDALFDDRDDPRELTAIDVRQLATLRNVLRETMRLYPPVYALFRQVDRPVEVSGYRLPEAAFVLLSQWATHRDPRYFDDPETFDPDRWTDPRHPTYAYFPFGAGPRSCIGKGFTMLEAPIIAAIVAREFRLHRTQSDPIDLRGSLTAHPEGGMPMELVRRS from the coding sequence ATGAGTTCGCACAGCCGTCCGCCCGGTCCGCGCGGCGTTCCGATCGCCGGCTCTCTCCCGCGGTACGCGGCGGACCCGTTCCGATTCGTGACGGAGCTGCGCGACGCCTACGGCGACGTCGCCGCCTTTGACCTCGGGCCGAACCGAACGTACCTGTTCACGGCGCCGACGGCCGTCGAACGCGTGCTCGTGACCGAGGAGTCGGCCTTCTCCAAGCCGCGGTTCCAGACCGACGCGCTCGGCGACCTCCTCGGCGAGGGCCTGCTGTTGAGCGAGGGCGAGACCTGGCGCGAACGCCGGGATATCGCGGGACCGGCGTTCGCCCCCGATCGAATTTCGAACCTCGCTCCGATGATGGCTCGGCGATCGGTCGAGATGGTCGATCGGTGGAACGACGGCGACGAGCGCGACGTCGAGTGGGAGATGACCCGGACGACGCTCGAGATCATCGTCGAGTCGATGTTCGGAATCGATCTCGATCCCGGCCGATCCCGCCAGATCCGCCGACTCCTGGAGCCGATCGGCCGGCGGTTCGAGCCCGACCCGCGGCGGCTTGTGGTGCCGGAGTGGGTGCCGACGCCGACCCAACGCGAGTTCGACCGCTCGATCGCCGAACTCGAGCGGATCGTCGACGTGTTCGTCGATCGGCGTCGGCGGCGAGGGATCGACCCGGACGACCGCGACCTGCTCGCGTTGCTCCTGCGGGCTCGCGAGGCGGGAGCGATCGACGAGGAGGGAATCCGCGACGAACTGTTGACGATGCTGCTGGCGGGTCACGACACGACCGCGCTGGTGCTCACGTACGCCTGGGCGCTGCTGTCCGAGCACCCCGACGTCGAACGGCGGATTCACGCGGAGGTCGACGCGCTGTTCGACGATCGGGACGACCCCCGGGAGCTGACGGCGATCGACGTGCGGCAGCTCGCGACGCTCCGAAACGTCCTCCGGGAGACGATGCGGCTCTACCCGCCGGTGTACGCGCTCTTCCGGCAGGTCGATCGCCCGGTCGAGGTTTCGGGGTATCGCCTCCCCGAGGCCGCGTTCGTCCTCCTGTCCCAGTGGGCGACCCACCGCGACCCGCGCTACTTCGACGACCCGGAGACGTTCGATCCCGATCGGTGGACCGACCCGCGCCACCCGACCTACGCCTACTTCCCGTTCGGGGCCGGCCCGCGCAGTTGCATCGGGAAAGGGTTCACGATGCTCGAAGCGCCTATCATCGCGGCGATCGTCGCCCGCGAGTTCCGCCTGCACCGCACCCAATCCGACCCGATCGACCTCCGCGGGTCGCTGACCGCCCATCCCGAAGGCGGGATGCCGATGGAACTCGTCCGCCGGTCGTGA